CTCTGAGGGCCGCAACGGGGGTGGTGCCGTGTCGGCGCAGCACCACCCCCGTTCTGTCTCGTGGCGCCGCACGGCTCAGGCCCCCGGATCGGCCCGGTCCACCACGCTCGTCAGATCCAGGCTCGTCGGCAGTGTGCCGAAGGCCGCTCCCGCGTCGCCGCCCAGGCGGGACGCGCAGAACGCGTCGGCCACCTCCGGGGGCGCGTGGCGGACGAGCAGGGAACCCTGCAGGACCAGCGCGAGGCGTTCCGTCACACGGCGGGCACGGCCCTCGATGCCGTCCAGATCGGCCAGTTCGGTGAAGAGGTCCTTGGTCGCCGCGTCCAGGCGGTGGTCGGCGCCCCGGGACTCGCCGATTTCCAGAAGGTAGGCGTTCAGGGCCTGGGGTTCTCGTCGCAGGGCCCGTACGACGTCCAGTGCCTGGACGTTTCCCGCGCCCTCCCAGACCGAGTTCAGAGGTGATTCGCGGACCAGGCGGGGCAGGCCCGACTCCTCCACGTAGCCGTTGCCGCCCAGGCATTCGGCGGCTTCCGTGGTGAGGGGCGTACAGCGTTTGGTGATCCAGTACTTCGCCGCCGGGACCGCGATCCTCAGGAACGCGTGCTCCTGTTCGCCGCCCGTGTCGTAGGCGGCTGCCAGACGCAGGGCGAGGGTGGTCGCGGCTTCGGACTCCAGGGCCAGGTCGGCCAGGACGTTGCGCATCAGCGGCTTGTCGACGAGTTTGCCGCCGAAGGCCTCGCGGTGGGTGCAGTGGTGGATCGCCTGGGCCACGGCCTGGCGCATCAGTCCTGCCGAGCCCACGGCGCAGTCGAGGCGGGTCGCGGCGACCATCTCGATGATGGTGCGGACCCCGTCCCCCTCGTCGCCCACCCGGCGGGCCCAGGTCCCGTCGAACTCGACCTCTGCGGAGGCGTTGGAGCGGTTGCCGAGTTTGTCCTTGAGGCGCTGGAGGAGAAACGTGTTGCGGGTGCCGTCCGCCAGGACGCGGGGGACGAGGAAGCAGGTGAGTCCGCCCGGGGCCTGGGCGAGGACCAGGAAGCCGTCCGACATGGGGGCCGAGCAGAACCACTTGTGGCCGGTCAGCTCGTAGGTCTCGCCGTCGGGCAGCGGCCGCGCGGACGTCGTGTTCGCCCGGACGTCGCTGCCGCCCTGCTTCTCCGTCATGCCCATCCCGAACAGGGCCCCCGCCTTGAGATGGGCGGGCCGCAGTCCGCGGTCGTAGACCGTGGAGGTGAGGCGGGGTTCCCACTCGGCGGCGAGGTCCGGGTCGGTGCGCAGGGCGGGTACCGCCGCGTGGGTCATCGACAGCGGGCAGCAGTTGCCGGCGTCGACCTGCGTCCACAGCAGGAACGCGGCCGCCCTTCGCACATGCCCGCCGGGGCGGGTCCAGGCGGCGGTCAGGCCCGCGGAGACGCCCTTGCCGAGCACCCGGTGCCAGGCCGGATGGAACTCGACCTCGTCGATCCGGTGGCCGTGGCGGTCGTGGGTCCGCAGCCGGGGCGGGTTGTCGTTGGCCTGGGCGCCCCACTCCTGCACCTGTGCGGAGCCGCAGGCCCGGCCGAGCGCCGACAGCTCGCCGTCGACCTCGTCGAGCAGGTCCGGGTCGAGGTGCCGTTCGACGGCCGCCGTCAGGGCGCGGTCGGCGCTGTAGACGTCGTAGCCCGTCAGGGGCGGGGGCTGGTTGGTCACGGTGTGCGTGGTGCCTGCCATGCCTGCGAACGTACCCTGGGGCCCCCTGCCGCTCCCCTCACGGACACGGCGCCCGACCGGCCGGTGGGTGTGGTGTGGCGGTGACGGCTCGCGGGGCCCGGTGTGGGCGCGTCATGCCTTGCGGCACGGCACGGCGCCCGGTCGCCGTGTGGGGGCGTGCCGGGCGCTGTGGGGGAGGGGCTCTCAGGCGAGGTGGGCCATCACCTCCGCCGGCTCGTGCACCGGGTCCACCTCGGGGACGCCGTGCGGCCAGCCCGCCTGGTACACGGTGTCGAGGTAGCGCTCGCCGAGGTCCGGGGCGATCCCGACCGCGGTGATGCCGCGCCGGCCGTGGGCGGACAGCCACTGCTGGGCGCCGCTGACGACCGTGCCGGTGGAGCCGCCGAACAGGAAACCCCGGGCGGCCATCCGGCGGCACGCCTGCAGGGTGTCCGGTTCCTCGACGAGCACCACGTCGTCGATGTACGACCTGTCGAGCAACTGCGGTCGCACGCTGGTGCCGAGCCCCGGGATCATCCGGACGCCGGGCGGCCCGCCGAAGGTGACCGAGCCGACGCTGTCGACGGCCACGATCCGCACCGGGCGCCGCCACTGCCAGAACCAGCGGGCGCAGCCCATCAGGGTCCCGGTGGTGCCGGCCCCGACGAACAGGACGTCCAGGTCGGGGAAGCGGCGCGCGATGTCCGGCGCGGTGGTGCGGTAGTGCGCCCGCCAGTTCCCCTGGTTGCTGTACTGGTTGAGCCACACGTACCGCTCGTCCGAGGCGCACAGCGCGCGCACGTACGCGAGCCGGGCGCCCAGGTAACCATCGTGCAGGTTCGGCTTCCTGACGACGTGCACCCGGGTGCCGAGTGCCTCCATCAGCCGGATCGTCACCAGGTTGCACCGGGTGTCGGTCACGCACAGGAACCGGTAGCCCCGGCTCGCCGCGATCATGCTCAGGGCCACTCCCAGGTTCCCCGACGACGACTCGACCAGGATCGACCCGGGCCGCAGGGTCCCGTCGCGCTCGGCGGCGTTCACCATCTCGCGGGCCGCCTTCAGTTTGATGGACCCGGCGAAGTTGAAGCCCTCGCACTTCAGGAACAGCGGTAGCTCCAGCGCCGCCCGCAGGTCGACGTAGAGGTCGGACTCGTTGAACTCCGAAGGATCGGATATGACGGGCATGACGCCCCCCTCCTCATGCGCCACTGATCGTTCAGCCGTACCGGCGCAGCTCGTTGAAGAACCCGTCGACGACGTGCAGTTCGCCGCTCCGGGCCAGTTCGTCGTGGACGAACCTGCCGACGGCGAGGTCCAGGACCCCCAGTCCGAAGGGCGAGAACACCACCGTCCGGTCCGTCGGGACGGTCACCCGTCCGGTCAGCACGTCGTCGAGCGTGCCGTCGATGAAGTCCCTGCTCCCCGTGAGCTGTTCGGCCAGATGCGGGGAGGTCTCGGCCTTGAGGCAGTGCTCGACGTCGTCGACGAAGTTGGCGGACGCGAGCAGGATCTCCGGGTCGAGATCACGCAGGGAGACATGCAGGACCAGGGGGTGATGGCCGAACCACGACGGATCGTGGACGTGCGGTGCGCCGGCGACCGTGGCGAAGACCACCAGGTCACTGGAGCGGATGAGGGACTCGGCCGTGTCGTGCACGGTGACCTTGCCCGGGGCGCCGGACCGCTCCAGATAGCCGCGGAACCCGGCGGCGCTCCCGGCGGACAGGTCGTGCACGCCGGTCTCCTCGAACTCCCAGCCGGTGGCGGTGAGATGGGTGTGGATGTAGCGGGCGATGAGGCCGGTGCCGATGAACCCGACGCGGGCGGGGCGGACCCGGCCCGCACTGAGCCTGTCGGCGGCCAGAGCCGCGGACGACGCCGTGCGCGTGGCGCTGATGACCGAACTCTCCAGACAGGCGAACGGATAACCGGTGTCCGGGTCGTTGAGGATCAGCACCGCGGATGCCCGCGGCAGCCCGGACTCGATGTTCCCCGGGAAACTGGAGACCCACTTCAGACCGTCCACCCGCAGCGGTCCGCCCAGCGAGGCGGGCAGCGCGATGATCCGGGACGACGGGCGGTCCGGGAACTTCAGGAAGTACGACGGGGGGTTCACCGAGTCGCCCGCGCCGTGCAGCCGGTACACGGCCTCGACGAGGTCCGCGATCTCCGGTTCCCGTCCGTACAGGGCCTGTTGGACCTGCTTGCCGGTGACGAGCGCGAAGGAGGGAGCGCCGACGGTGCTCATACGCCGCTCACCTCGCCGTCGGTCCGCAGTACCGGGTCGCCGAGCGCGGCCAGCACCTCGCGCGGCCCCTCGAAGGGCTCGCGGCTGTGCGCCGTACGGATGTTGTCGACGAGCAGCAGGTCACCGTCCTGCCACGGCTCGCGCACGGTGTGGGCGTCGTACACCTCGTTGATGATCCGTACGACGTCCGCGTCGATCGGATCGCCGTCCCCGAAGCGGGTGTTGAAGGGCAGTCCGTCAGGTCCGTACACGTCCAGCAGGTACTCACGCACTTCCGGCTCCATGGTCCACTCGTTGAGGAACGCGATCTGGTTGAACCAGCAAGGCAGGTCGCCGGACGGATGCCTCAGCACCGCGCCGCGCCGCTGCCGGGTGTGCAGCGAGCCGTCGCTCTGCCAGGCGCACTCGATGGCGTGCCGGCGGCAGTAGCGCTCGACGGCCGCGCGGTCGTCCGTGCCGAAGGCCTCCTCGACCGACGCGCCGATGTCCTCGTGGTACGACCGGGTCAGCAGCCAGCCCTCCCGCTCGAAGCGGGAGACCAGGTCGCGGGGCAGGTCCCGCAGCACCGCCGACGCGTCGGCGAGCGCGGTCGCGCCCCCCGATGCGGGCGCCTCCAGACAGGCGAACAGCAGCAGACCCGGGAACTCCAGGCCGTAGCTGATCTCGTGGTGCATGCACATCTGCTGGGTCGGCGGCCACTTGGTCGACGAGTACACGCCGTCCGCGTAGCGGCGCCGGGGTGCGAAGGGCTCACGGTCAGCCATCAGGCTCTCCGTCAGCAGCCGGAAGACGCCCTCGGCCGTCGTGGGGTCGGCGAGACCGAGCCCGCGCACCAGGACACAGCCGTGTTCGAGGACCAGGGCCCGCAGCGGGTCGCGGTGCGCGGCGACCCAACTCGCCGGGTCGTCGCCGTACTTGGCGTTCAGGAGCGGCGGGCTGCCCGGAGCGAGGTCGAGGTGCGGAAGGAGACTCGTGGATGACATCTCGGTGTTCCTTTCAGCTGTTCCGGTCGAGCAGGCCCGCCAGGTCCGCGAGGACCGGGTGGCGGACGACGTCCTTGAGGGTGATCGCCCGGTCCAGGGCGATCGCGAGACGCACGGCGGACAGCGAGCTGCCGCCGCGGTCGAAGAAGTGGTCGAGGCGGCCGACGCGGTCCACCGGGACACCGAGCACCTCGGCCCAGGCGTCCGCCAGCCGTCGCTCGCCCGCCGTCACGGGCTCGTCCGCCGCGCCGGCGTCGAGGCCCTCGGCGAGCGCGGTGAGCGTGCGGCGGTCGGTCTTGCCGTTGGCGGTCAGCGGCAGGTGCTCCCGCCAGTGCACGACGGCCGGCACCATGTACGACGGCAGCGACACGGCCAGCCGTTCGCGCACCGCGTCCGCGCCCACCGGCTCGGTCCCGGCACAGAACGCGGCGAGCTGAGTGCCCCGCACCACCACGACGGCCCCGTCGCGCACCCCGTCCACCCGCAGCAGCGCGTTCTCGATCTCGCCGATCTCCACGCGGAACCCGCGGATCTTGACCTGGGTGTCCCTGCGGCCGAGGAACTCCAGCCTGCCGTCGGGCCGCCAGCGCCCCACGTCGCCGCTGCGGTACAGCCGCTCCCCGGGCCGGTGGGGGTCCGCCATGAACGCGGCCGCGGTGCGTTCGGGGTCGTTGACATACCCGCGCCCCACGCACACCCCGGAGAAGACGATCTCGCCCGGCGCGCCCAGCGGCACGGGGACCAGGTTCTCGTCGACGACGTACACACGCACATTGCGCACCGGCCGGCCGAGCGGGACCCGGTCGCCGTCCGGCACCCGGTCCATGACCTCGTGGTTGGTGTCGTCGGAGGTCTCGGTGAGCCCGTAGGCGTTGGCGAGGCGGATCCCGGGCGCGGTGGCGAACCATCGCTGCACCAGCTCCCGCTTCACCGCCTCGCCGGTCACCGACACACAGCGCAGGTCGGCCAGTTCACGCGGCCGCTGCCCCAACTCCGCGAGCACGGCCTCCAGATACGACGGCACGACCTGGAGCACGTTGACCCGTCCCCGGACCACCGTGTCCACGAACCGCGGGACGTCGAGGATCGTGTCCTGCCCGATCAGCAGGGTCCGCCCGCCCACGAGGGTGGCGGCCAGCAGCTGCCACAGGGAGATGTCGAAGCACTGCGGCGCGGTCTGCGCGACCACGTCCCGCTCGCCGATCCCCAGGTCCTCGACCTTGGCGAGGACGTGGTTGACGAAGCCGGCGTGCTCGCACATCGCGCCCTTGGGCTCGCCGGTGGAGCCCGACGTGAAGTAGATGTAGGCCAGTTGGTCCGCCGAGACCGGGATGGCGAGATCGCCGTCCGGGTGGCCCTCGGCGTACGCGTCGGCCACGAACAGGGTCCGGGCCGGCGTACCGGAGAGCGAGCCGGTGCTGCCGTGCTCGGTGACGACGAGTTCGCAGCCCGCCCGGGACAGCGTCCTCGCGACCCGCTCGGCCGGGAAGTGCGGCTCGACCGGCAGGTACACCCCGCCCGCCTTGAGCACGCCGAGCACCGCCGCCATCCAGTCCAGGGTGCGCTCCATGACGACGGCGACGACACCCTCGGCCTCAAGTCCGCGGGCCAGCAGCGCCCGACCGACCTGGTTCGCGCGGGAGTTGAGCTCCGCGTACGACCACTGCCGTTCGCCCTCCACGGCCGCCACGGCGTCCGGGTGCTTCTCGACCCGCTCCTCGAAGAGCTCGTGCACCCGCCGGTCCGGGAGTTCACGGACCGGGCCCGCCAACTCCTCCAGCTGGAAGCGGAGTTCCTCCTCGGACAGCAGGCTCGTGCGGTCCGGGTGGGCGAGCGCGGTGAGGTGGTAGCCGGCGATGCGGGCGGCGGCAGCGGCGTCGAGGACGCCGGTGCGGTGACGCAGCCGCAGGGTGCCGTCGGTGACGCTGACCCGCAGGTCGTCGCCGGGCGTGCCCTCGGCCTCGCCCGAGAGGGCGGCGAGGACCCTGGCGTGGGCCGTCAGCAGCGAGGTCGGGTCGGTCGGTGTGCCGTCGGGCAGTGGGACCGCGTACTCCGTGACGTCCGGTGTCGGACCGGATGCCGGGTGCGGAACTGGTTCCATGACTTTCTTCCCCCTGTGTCTTCTCCGTGCAGGTCGTGCAGGTGGTGCGGGTCGTGCGGGCGGTGCGGCGGTTCAGGCGCGGCGCGGTGCCACCGCCGGGTTGCCGCCCCAGTGCGCCCCCGGCGGCATCTCCTCGCCCTTCATCAGGAAGGAGTCGGCGGCGAGTACGGCGCCGTCGCCCATCGAGACGCCGTAGTGGACCAGCGCGCCCGCCCCGAGGGTGCAGCCGTCGCCGATGACGATGTGGTCGGACTTGAAGGTGCCGTCCTCCTGTGAGTGGGCCTGCACCTTGGAGTGGGCGCCGAGCGTGGTGTCGCTGCCGATCGAGACCAGCGTCCGCTCGGTGACGTAAGCGCCGTCGTCGAAGACCCGGTGGCCCAGGCGCATCCCGAGCGCCCGCCAGACGAGGTTCTTGAACGGGGTGCCGTTGAACACGGCGAGGTGGTGGTCGGGCACCTTCCACAGCCGCTCGTGCCACCAGAAGTACGGGTCGTAGATGGAGCACAGCCGTGGCTGGAGCGGCCGGAACCGGGTGATCACGCGCTCCACCAGCGCCCAGTAGGAGGTGGTCAGCAACAGGCCGGCGATCAGGTAGCCGCCGATGAGCAGGCCACCGCGGGCGCCCTGGCCGCCGTAGAGGTCGACGGCCGCGAAGCCCAGCACCGTCAGCAGGAACCAGTGCAGCCACCGCAGGAACAGGAACAGGGCCATCGTGCGGGCGTTGGAGCCGTTCTTGGCCGAGAGGCGGCGGCCCAGCTCGTCGCCCTCGCGGAGGTGGTCGAAGCGGGTGTCGCGTTCCACAGTGCGCGGGATCTCGAAGGGGGGCGAGCCCAGGAGGCCCACGCCTTCGCGGAGTTCACCGTCGAGGGGTACCAACACCTTGGTGGCGAGCAGGCAGTTGTCGCCGGTACGGCCGCCGACCGGGTAGGCGATGTGGTTGCCGAGGAAGTTGTGCGCCCCGATTGCGACCCGCGAGATGCGGAACGAGGTGCTGGAGTACTCGGCGTTGAGGACCGAGAGCCCGTCGGCGACCATCGTGCCGCTGCCGACGGTGGCCAGGTACGGCGTCTCGTGCGAGACCTCGGTGCCGAAGTTGGAGCCGGTCTGCTCGACGGTCGACAGGTTGTAGCCGATGGACCGCAGGTAGGGGACGATGTACGAGCTGTCGCCGCACAGCCACTTGAAGAACCTGATGTTGGTCAGGCGGGCGATCGCGCGCTGCACCGAGTAGTGGAAGCCGTACAGCGGATAGACGCGGTCCGCTCGCAGCGTCAGGTTCAGCAGCCGCGGCAGCACGGTCACGGTGACGAGGCCCACGAGGATCGCCCCGACGAAGAAGGCGACGGACAGGGCCAGCGCCTCGCCGTAGAAGGCCGTCGACTGCAGTTCCTTGGCGTTCGGTTCCAGGAGCGGGTCCAGCGCCGGTACCAGGTCCAGCACCAGGAAGGTGCCGCCGAGGCCGAGCGGGACGTACACCAGCAGTGTCTGCAGCAGGGCCACCAGCGCGTAGCCGGCCCGGCGCGGAGTGGTGCAGCGGGCCGCGGGGACGCGGATGTGGTCCACGTCGGTGCGGCGGGCCGGGGAGCCGTGCCAACGCTGGCCGGCGGGGATCGCGGCGCCGTCGTACAGCGCCGAGGAGTGGCCCAGCTGTCCTCCGTTGCCGATCGAGGTGCCGATGTCGAGGACGGTCTTCTCGCCCACGAAGACGTCCCGGCCGAGGGTGACAGGGCCGGTGCGGATCCGGCCCGCGTGCGCCCGGTAGCCGAGGAACAGGGCGTCCTTGCGGATCACCGTGCCGGCGCCGACGGTCAGCAGGTCGGTGCAGACCGGCACCGAGTGGGACAGGATCGTGACGCCCGGACCGATACGGGCACCGAGGGCCCGCAGGTAGAGGACGTACAGCGGGTTGCCGGTGAACAGGATCATCGGGTTGGCGTGCAGCAGCACCTTGACGGTCCAGAAGCGGACGTAGGCGAGGCCCCACACCGGGAACTCCGTCTCCTTCCACCGGCCGACGAGCACCCACTTCGCCACCACGGGCAGCGTGCACACCGCAAGGAAAAGAGCACCGCCGAAGACCAGCGAGCGCAGATAGACGGAGAGGACGCCGTCGCCGCCGGATATCCAGGAGTACCCCTCGGCCATGGCGGTCCCGGCACCGAGGCAGTACACGGCGAAGACCAGGAACTGCAGTACGCCGCACAGAACATAGCGCGCGGTGCTGCCCGGCGGCGGAGGCGGCTCGGCGGGTCGCGCGGGAGCCGGTGCGACGGCCGGGGCCTCGGTGAGCGCCGCCGCCAGAGCGCGGATCGTCGGGTGGCCGTAGACGTCCCTCATCGACACCGACGGCAGGTCGTCCCGCTTCCTGACCCGGGCGCAGAACTGCGCCATGACCAGGGAGTTGGCGCCCAGGTCGTCGAAGAAGTGGCTGTCGAGGGGGACATGCTCGCTCTTCACGACCCCGGCCAGCACCTCGGCGAAGACCTGTGCGGTCCTGTCCACCGGGGCGACTGTCGTGATCTCGCCGGGATTTACCACCACTTGAGCTCCTAGATCATTACTTTTTGTCTTATTGGGCTATTCGATGTACTTGGTAAGTCGGGCCGGGCTCTCCACCGGTTCCGGGGACCGGGGTGGTGTTACGGCCTCGCGACACCGTCGGGCCGCGCCTGCGACGACCGTTTCCAGCGGGCCACGTCCGACGTGCCGCCACGAGAGGGCGAATAGGAGCGCTCCGGTGCTCATGACGGCGTAGAGGAGCTCGGGGGAGCCGGAAAGCGCGCCGGTGGCGAGAAGGAGCACGTGGGCGGTGTAGAGGGTCAGCGGCATGCTGCCCGCCGCCGCGAGCGGTGTGAGCACCCGCGTGAGAGGGGCGCTCCTGGTCAGCAGCAGGGCGCCGCCGAGGATCGCCGCAGCCGAGCCCAGGGTGAGGAGCATGTCGAACGGCGTGGTGGTGTGCGGCGCGCGGGAGAGCAGCGCCCACCAGGTCGCGCCGTCGGGGCTGTCCCACAGCGCCTCGGCGCGGGAGGCGCCCGGGAACTCCGCGCTCCACAGGTGTCGTAGCCCGTCGAACCGGAACAGGACCAGGGAGGACACCAGCCAGACACCGGCAAACAGGGCGAGGCCGCCCCCGAGCAGTCGGGGCGCGACCCTTCGTGACGTCAGGTCCAGTCGGCCGAGGGCGAGTCCGGCGCACAGATAGGCGGTCCAGGCGAGCACCGGGTAGGCGCCGTGCACGAGCAGGTCGGACACCAGTCCGAGCGGATCGGTGACCACGTCCTGGAGGGTCGGATCGCCGTCGAAGGCGGGCTCCGGCAGCACACCCCGCAGCGCGTGGACGGCGAACGGCGCCCCCACGGCCAGGAACAGCGAGAGACAGGCCAGGAACCGGGGGCCGAGGCCCAGCAGCGGGATCGCGATGAGGAACAAGAGGGCGTAGAACACCAGGATCACGTCGACGTCCAGGTCCGCGGCGCGCGAGGCGTAGCCGAGCAGCAGCCCGATCAGTGCGATGACGCCGGCCCGCACCGCCACCGCGACGGTCGCGGGCCGTCCGGTCGCCGGCCACCGGCCGCCCGTCGTGAAGGCCAGCCCGATCCCGGCCGTCACGGCGAACGTCGCCGAGGAACGGCCGCCCGCGAACATCCAGGCGTACGTGGGCGATCCCGTCGCGTCGAATGCGCCGAACACATGAACGGAGAACATGCCGAGCAGGGCGAGGCCCCGCGCCACATCGACCCCCACGATTCGCGGCACGGCATGCTTCGGTGCATACGGAACAGGCATGAGAATTCTCCAGAGAGGTGTACGAAGGAATACCGCGCGTTGTTCACCGCGCAGCGGAGAATCATGATGCAGAACCCCCGTGCTTCCGGTGTGCCGGAAGAAAGAGAAGTGCCGTGAGACACTGAATGAAATAAGAGGAGAAGCGGTTCGTGATGTGCCTGGAGTGACCACGTGGCGGGGGCGAGGTGGCCGTTAGGGGCCTTGGTCAGGGCCCTGAGTATGCAATCCGAATTGTTTCGAGGCGCTCATGAACGGGTCAAGCACGTTTCGATCAATGGCGCTTTCTCGCTCGTCGGCCGCGCGTTGCCGTTATGGCCCGTCCGGTCCGTTCGGCGGTGTCACCGGGGAAATCGCCCGGACGGTGGTGCATATGTCGTCGGGCGTTCCGTTTTTCGGGGACTCGAATTTCAGCCATCGGGTTCATGACAGAAAAGGGGTTCGATTTCCTTGAGGATTTCCGCGGAGTTGCCCGGCGTTTTCCGCGGTATGACGGAACCGAACGCGAGGGAGCGTTCTCCGCACGGGTGTGCCCGGACCGGGACCGGGGGATGAGTGCACGCTCCCACGGCGGATACCTTTAGGTCGTGCAGTCAGCAAGCGAATCCACTCAGCAGACCTCCGGGCGGCTCCACCGGGCGCGTGCCCTCTACCGGAACGTCTCGAAGCGCAGGACCGCCTGGCTGCTCGTCAAGGACACCGTCAACTCGTGCATCGAGTACCGCATCCTGGGTCTCGCCGCGGAGGCCGCGTTCTTCTCGCTGCTGTCCGTGCCGCCGCTGCTGCTCAGCCTCATCGGACTGCTCGGCTACGTCGACGACTGGACCGGCACCGACAGCATCAGCAGCCTGGAGGCCAACCTCCTGGACGCCGCGCGCACGGTCCTCTCCGACAAGGGTGTACGGGAGATCGCGCAGCCGATCCTCACCGACGTGATGAAGGGCGGCCGTCCCGACGTCATCTCCGTCGGCTTCCTGTTCGCCCTGTGGTCCGGTTCGCGCGCGGTCAACGTCTTCATCGACACCATCACCGTCATGTACGGCCTCGACGGGGTCCGCGGCATCGTCAAGACCCGGCTCGTCGCGTTCGCGCTGTTCGTCGCGGCGCTGCTGATCGGCTCGATCGCGCTGCCGTTGATGGTGGCGGGGCCGGACGCGGTGGTGCGGATCGTGCCGTGGTCGGCGACGGTCGTGCAGGTCCTGTACTGGCCCGTGGTGATCATCCTGT
This is a stretch of genomic DNA from Streptomyces sp. NBC_00285. It encodes these proteins:
- a CDS encoding non-ribosomal peptide synthetase — translated: MEPVPHPASGPTPDVTEYAVPLPDGTPTDPTSLLTAHARVLAALSGEAEGTPGDDLRVSVTDGTLRLRHRTGVLDAAAAARIAGYHLTALAHPDRTSLLSEEELRFQLEELAGPVRELPDRRVHELFEERVEKHPDAVAAVEGERQWSYAELNSRANQVGRALLARGLEAEGVVAVVMERTLDWMAAVLGVLKAGGVYLPVEPHFPAERVARTLSRAGCELVVTEHGSTGSLSGTPARTLFVADAYAEGHPDGDLAIPVSADQLAYIYFTSGSTGEPKGAMCEHAGFVNHVLAKVEDLGIGERDVVAQTAPQCFDISLWQLLAATLVGGRTLLIGQDTILDVPRFVDTVVRGRVNVLQVVPSYLEAVLAELGQRPRELADLRCVSVTGEAVKRELVQRWFATAPGIRLANAYGLTETSDDTNHEVMDRVPDGDRVPLGRPVRNVRVYVVDENLVPVPLGAPGEIVFSGVCVGRGYVNDPERTAAAFMADPHRPGERLYRSGDVGRWRPDGRLEFLGRRDTQVKIRGFRVEIGEIENALLRVDGVRDGAVVVVRGTQLAAFCAGTEPVGADAVRERLAVSLPSYMVPAVVHWREHLPLTANGKTDRRTLTALAEGLDAGAADEPVTAGERRLADAWAEVLGVPVDRVGRLDHFFDRGGSSLSAVRLAIALDRAITLKDVVRHPVLADLAGLLDRNS
- the sbnB gene encoding 2,3-diaminopropionate biosynthesis protein SbnB, with amino-acid sequence MSTVGAPSFALVTGKQVQQALYGREPEIADLVEAVYRLHGAGDSVNPPSYFLKFPDRPSSRIIALPASLGGPLRVDGLKWVSSFPGNIESGLPRASAVLILNDPDTGYPFACLESSVISATRTASSAALAADRLSAGRVRPARVGFIGTGLIARYIHTHLTATGWEFEETGVHDLSAGSAAGFRGYLERSGAPGKVTVHDTAESLIRSSDLVVFATVAGAPHVHDPSWFGHHPLVLHVSLRDLDPEILLASANFVDDVEHCLKAETSPHLAEQLTGSRDFIDGTLDDVLTGRVTVPTDRTVVFSPFGLGVLDLAVGRFVHDELARSGELHVVDGFFNELRRYG
- a CDS encoding TauD/TfdA family dioxygenase; the protein is MSSTSLLPHLDLAPGSPPLLNAKYGDDPASWVAAHRDPLRALVLEHGCVLVRGLGLADPTTAEGVFRLLTESLMADREPFAPRRRYADGVYSSTKWPPTQQMCMHHEISYGLEFPGLLLFACLEAPASGGATALADASAVLRDLPRDLVSRFEREGWLLTRSYHEDIGASVEEAFGTDDRAAVERYCRRHAIECAWQSDGSLHTRQRRGAVLRHPSGDLPCWFNQIAFLNEWTMEPEVREYLLDVYGPDGLPFNTRFGDGDPIDADVVRIINEVYDAHTVREPWQDGDLLLVDNIRTAHSREPFEGPREVLAALGDPVLRTDGEVSGV
- a CDS encoding Pls/PosA family non-ribosomal peptide synthetase; this translates as MVVNPGEITTVAPVDRTAQVFAEVLAGVVKSEHVPLDSHFFDDLGANSLVMAQFCARVRKRDDLPSVSMRDVYGHPTIRALAAALTEAPAVAPAPARPAEPPPPPGSTARYVLCGVLQFLVFAVYCLGAGTAMAEGYSWISGGDGVLSVYLRSLVFGGALFLAVCTLPVVAKWVLVGRWKETEFPVWGLAYVRFWTVKVLLHANPMILFTGNPLYVLYLRALGARIGPGVTILSHSVPVCTDLLTVGAGTVIRKDALFLGYRAHAGRIRTGPVTLGRDVFVGEKTVLDIGTSIGNGGQLGHSSALYDGAAIPAGQRWHGSPARRTDVDHIRVPAARCTTPRRAGYALVALLQTLLVYVPLGLGGTFLVLDLVPALDPLLEPNAKELQSTAFYGEALALSVAFFVGAILVGLVTVTVLPRLLNLTLRADRVYPLYGFHYSVQRAIARLTNIRFFKWLCGDSSYIVPYLRSIGYNLSTVEQTGSNFGTEVSHETPYLATVGSGTMVADGLSVLNAEYSSTSFRISRVAIGAHNFLGNHIAYPVGGRTGDNCLLATKVLVPLDGELREGVGLLGSPPFEIPRTVERDTRFDHLREGDELGRRLSAKNGSNARTMALFLFLRWLHWFLLTVLGFAAVDLYGGQGARGGLLIGGYLIAGLLLTTSYWALVERVITRFRPLQPRLCSIYDPYFWWHERLWKVPDHHLAVFNGTPFKNLVWRALGMRLGHRVFDDGAYVTERTLVSIGSDTTLGAHSKVQAHSQEDGTFKSDHIVIGDGCTLGAGALVHYGVSMGDGAVLAADSFLMKGEEMPPGAHWGGNPAVAPRRA
- the sbnA gene encoding 2,3-diaminopropionate biosynthesis protein SbnA, which translates into the protein MPVISDPSEFNESDLYVDLRAALELPLFLKCEGFNFAGSIKLKAAREMVNAAERDGTLRPGSILVESSSGNLGVALSMIAASRGYRFLCVTDTRCNLVTIRLMEALGTRVHVVRKPNLHDGYLGARLAYVRALCASDERYVWLNQYSNQGNWRAHYRTTAPDIARRFPDLDVLFVGAGTTGTLMGCARWFWQWRRPVRIVAVDSVGSVTFGGPPGVRMIPGLGTSVRPQLLDRSYIDDVVLVEEPDTLQACRRMAARGFLFGGSTGTVVSGAQQWLSAHGRRGITAVGIAPDLGERYLDTVYQAGWPHGVPEVDPVHEPAEVMAHLA
- a CDS encoding acyl-CoA dehydrogenase family protein, with the protein product MAGTTHTVTNQPPPLTGYDVYSADRALTAAVERHLDPDLLDEVDGELSALGRACGSAQVQEWGAQANDNPPRLRTHDRHGHRIDEVEFHPAWHRVLGKGVSAGLTAAWTRPGGHVRRAAAFLLWTQVDAGNCCPLSMTHAAVPALRTDPDLAAEWEPRLTSTVYDRGLRPAHLKAGALFGMGMTEKQGGSDVRANTTSARPLPDGETYELTGHKWFCSAPMSDGFLVLAQAPGGLTCFLVPRVLADGTRNTFLLQRLKDKLGNRSNASAEVEFDGTWARRVGDEGDGVRTIIEMVAATRLDCAVGSAGLMRQAVAQAIHHCTHREAFGGKLVDKPLMRNVLADLALESEAATTLALRLAAAYDTGGEQEHAFLRIAVPAAKYWITKRCTPLTTEAAECLGGNGYVEESGLPRLVRESPLNSVWEGAGNVQALDVVRALRREPQALNAYLLEIGESRGADHRLDAATKDLFTELADLDGIEGRARRVTERLALVLQGSLLVRHAPPEVADAFCASRLGGDAGAAFGTLPTSLDLTSVVDRADPGA
- a CDS encoding heparan-alpha-glucosaminide N-acetyltransferase domain-containing protein, with the protein product MPVPYAPKHAVPRIVGVDVARGLALLGMFSVHVFGAFDATGSPTYAWMFAGGRSSATFAVTAGIGLAFTTGGRWPATGRPATVAVAVRAGVIALIGLLLGYASRAADLDVDVILVFYALLFLIAIPLLGLGPRFLACLSLFLAVGAPFAVHALRGVLPEPAFDGDPTLQDVVTDPLGLVSDLLVHGAYPVLAWTAYLCAGLALGRLDLTSRRVAPRLLGGGLALFAGVWLVSSLVLFRFDGLRHLWSAEFPGASRAEALWDSPDGATWWALLSRAPHTTTPFDMLLTLGSAAAILGGALLLTRSAPLTRVLTPLAAAGSMPLTLYTAHVLLLATGALSGSPELLYAVMSTGALLFALSWRHVGRGPLETVVAGAARRCREAVTPPRSPEPVESPARLTKYIE